The stretch of DNA TTCTTTGCATCATATGTTGTAGAAGACACTAGGTTTGGCTTAGGAAGGACATCTTGTAGCAGACATAGATCATCAAAACATGTACCAGACCAACCATGAGTTGCTTCAATCGTAAGAGGTCAAGTGTGAAATGCAACAAGGCATGCCTCTCATTACAACCTGGATACAACAACTTCTCTTGGGCCTCTAGTAAAGCCTCAAATTTTCTATGTCATCCCTCACTACATATCTTAGCTTCAGCGTCCCGCAACATCTGATCCATTTTCAATGTGTCACAAATGAAAATATCAACTTTTAGTGGAACAACATTGCTAGAGGGTATATCATCTCGATCGATTGTGTCATCTGTAGCTTCATGTGAAACCCCTACGGATCAAGTGTGATTTGATAATGGATGAGTGAGCCCATGTCTTCAGATTGTTGAAGTCAAGGCATGGACAATACATTTGTTCTCTATTCTTCTTTTGCATATCATCCTTGGCCActtgaagaaaagaaaagacacCACTGATATATTTTGGACACATTGTACATCCATGCTCTGTCCATctgcaattaaaataatacaGATAAGTTTCAAATCAAATTCACCGTTCCTTAGAAAACTAGATCCACTATCTAGATATGTAATCTAATTTTGGAGATCATGATGGATAATACACTAGATACAAGATGAAACCATAAAAACTAACCAAATTTTGGAGTGACAATGTAACACTCAAGATGAATAAAGGATAAAATACGCTTTCTACATGGGAATACATAAAGTTGATGGCTAATTTTTTTTCATCCGTTGCTCGATTGGACAAACGGATACTGTGGTTCCGTAGAGCTCGTCGAGTACATTCCGTTTAACTATCTACATGTCGCGTTTGGAGTTTGAATCaaaaagttatattttttaagtTGCTAGACGGGCAGGCCATGCTAAGTACTGCATGCTACAGCACCCGCACTACAGTACCCCCTTCTAACCCTAACCCCCCCATCCCTACCTGCGCTGCCCCTTTGCCGTGGGTGACCAGATCGAGAAAAGGAGAGTGTAGcgggagaggaagagaagagaagagaagaaaaattagGGCACGCCGTCCGTCGCCATTGTTCCTCTCCAAAAACCGGTTAGGATTCCTGTCCTCTTTCTGTTTTCCCCAGGGGCAGATTTGCCAGCCGGGCTGGcagggcttgagcccccctacCCTAGCAGTGCCTTTGGAGCCTTCCCTtagccccctcccccccccaaaaaaatcgGCCATTAACGAAGGGAAGGAAGGGCTAGGAGCGTCGAGAAGCCTTCTGGGCGGAGGTTGAAGACGACCTGGGCGTTTATTTTTTCCTGGGCCTTTTTTCATTAATTTCAGAGGCCCATCACTTGGCAAGTAGCCCAATAGCAAACAAATAACATACTGAGTCCAGAGACCAGAGGCCCAGTAGTTTCTCACAATCTCACCTCCATCGGCCGACACACTGATTGGGCGCCGCGTGACTGTGCGATTCGCAACGCTCTCGCaggaagaggcggcggcggccggcgggcggcctAGGGTTGCACTTGCGCGGCGCCAGTGGCCGGTGGCAGTAGTGTGGGTGCGGGCGCTGGGCGTGCGGCGGTCGAGGGCCTCGACTGGTGAGGCGACCGGCGGCAGGGCCGCAGGGGCGAGCCGCGAGCGtgcggcgaggaggcgcgccAACGTCCGGTGAACCAGGAGCAGGCGGTGAACGGCGAGCCGGCGTCTGGCGAACCagcgggcggtggtggccggcctgCTGATCTGGGCATCCGGCAGCCTCGCAGTTCCCCATTTCCCCAATCCCCATCGAGCCAGAGAAAGAGACAGTCAGACAGaggtatttttttctttttctttatttttctgaACTTTCAAGCATGATTTATGAACACAgaattaattttaaaatttgattATGATTTAAATTGCAGATTGAGATTGTTCAAATGTCTAAAAGAACATTGCGCACATATTTCCCCAGTACAAGTGGTACTGGTACATCAGCATCTCCAGGCACTAATGATAGCACATATCAACCAAAGATACGTAAAATGGAATTTAGTCAATCCGATGTTGTTGGAGATCTAGGAAATCGCAAACCAATTGAAGAATATGCACATGAAATTAGAGACCAAGTAAGAAGAGCATATGCTTTGTGTGGTCCAACCCAACCTCGTAATTTTATCTTTCCTCACAAATGGCAAACTGGTCAATGGAGATCATTTCAAAAAACTTGGTTTGATGAGTTTGATTGGCTAGAGTTTAGTGAAAAGAAGGATGCAGCTTATTGCTTATATTGTTATCTTTTCTTTGATCCGGGGAAGCCTGAAAAATTTGGTACCTCTGTCTTTGCAAAGGATGGGTATGTTAACTGGAAAAATGCTAAGGACACATTTAATCAACACTCTACTTGCAAGACTCACAACAATGCTAGGCTAAAGTGTGATGACTTTATGAACTAGAGAACAAATGTCGGTAGAAAAATCCAGAGAATTAGCAAGGAGGAAGAGAAAAGATATGAGATTCGCTTGAACTCTTCTATAGATGTAGCAAGATTTCTCATAATGCAAGGTGAGGCTTTTCGTGGACACGATGAGTCCTCTACTTCCAACAACAAGGGTACATATAGAGAAATGGTTGATTGGTACAAAGACAAAGTTGAGATTGTCAAGGATGCATATGATAAAGGTGCAAAAAATTGCAAAATGATATCTCTTCCTATACAGAAGGACATAACAAAAGCATGTGCAGAGGAAGTCATGTCAATAATTATGGATGAGATTGGAGATAAAAAAATTATCTGTGTTGATTGATGAGTCCTGAGATGTATCAATAAAAGAACAAATGGCTGTAATTCTGAGGTTAGTAAATAATAGCTCTATTTTTGTATCTCGACTTTTACTTCTACTTGTACTTGTACACTTGTACTAACATGGAACAAATAAAATGGGGTTTGCTAGCAATCTCTAGGCTTCGTGGGCAAGGATATGATGGAGCTTACAATATGAGAGGCGAATTTAATtgtgtgcaaaaattgattcgAGATGAAAATCCTTATGCTTTCTATGTGCATTGTTTTGCCCATCAATTGCAATTAGTGGTTGTTATAGTTGCAACTTCTACTCTAGCCATTTCAGATTTCTTTAACTATATTTCTCTAATAGTTAACACTGTCGGTGCATCTTGTATGAGAAAGGCATGATGTGTTGTTGGAGAAGTTGGAGAGTGGGGAGATCAACACTGGAAAAGGTTTGAACCAAGAATGTAGTCTAGCAAGGCCCGGAGATACTAGATGGGGTTCACATCTTAAAACTTTACTTCGTATTTTGGTGATGTGGGAAGCTGTCATAGACATTCTTGAGATAGTAAGGAAAGATTCTGTTAAACCAACAAATAATGGGGGAGCTTTTGGTTTAATTGGTAAAATGGAGAGCTTTGATTTTGTGTTCATAATTCATTTAATGATACAATTGTTGAGCATCACAGATTGTCTGTCACGTGCTTTGCAAAGGAAGGACCAAGACATTGTTGAGGCAATGCATTTGATCATAGATGTGAAAGAGCAGTTGCAGGATATGAGGGATAATGGATGGGATCCATTATTCAAAAGAGTGAAAGAATTTTGTGATAAGAATGAGATTGAAGTGCCAGATATGGACAAGGAAATAAATGCTAGAGGGATATCTGCACGTAGAAAGCAAAAGGCAACAAACATGCACTTCTACCATGTTGAGGTTTTCCTTGCTGCCATAGATGCCATTTTGTCCGAGATGAATCATCGATTTGGTGAAGTTAGTTCAGAATTATTAGTATGCATGGCTTGTCttaacccaagaaactcctTCTCTAATTTTGATGTGGATAAGCTTGTGAGACTTGCTCAAATTTATGCTATGGATTTTGATGTTGGTGACCTTATTCTTTTGCCAACTCAACTGAGAAGTTTTGTCAGTCGTGCTAGAAGAACTCAAGATTTTCTTGGATGTGTGGAGCTTGGAAAGGTTGCTGAAATTATGGTCAAGACTGAAATGAACACATCTTATCCATTGGTGTATCGGCTCATTAAGTTAACATTAATTCTTCCGGTGGCAACAGCTACAGTTGAGAGAATATTTTCTGCTATGTCTATTGTAAAGACAGATTTGCGTAACAAAATGGGTGATGAATGGCTCAATGACTTAATGATATGCTACACTGAGAAGGAGATATTTAGAAGCATCAAGAATGACAAAATCATAAAACGGTTTGAAGACATGAAGGACCGGCGTATGTTAGTGCCTCGGAACAATTTAGTGGTATGATATTCGTTCTCTTCCACTTTTAAAACTTTAAAGTTAGATACTTGAAATTTGTATACTAATTTTTTCCCTTATATATAGATTTCTTCTAATGCTTCATGAAAAATACGGCAGCGGGAATGCGTCCTCAACTCGTCTTCGATCGATCTTTTGTTGGTTAGTCATAACTCATAAAAATTGTATCTTTCACATCTTATTATGCGTTTTATGATGCATTTTTGATTTTTATCTAACTTATCATGTAAAACATAAAAAAGTACAGTATGTTAGCTTTATATGGGATATAACTAAGTTAAGTTCTTTCGTTCAGCCCctcctaaatttttttttctgtatcCGCCACTGGTTTTTCCCATCTCCATGGGTTTTCCTCGCTGTTCATGGTGGTGCCCCATGTGTGCTGCAGCTTGGAGAAGGATTACGGTGACCCTCGCCGCTAAGCAAACGGTGGGGAATCGTTGTTGGTATCGTCGTCGACACCGTTGCCTTTGTTGTTTGCAAGGGAAAACCCTCGGTGAGACTTGCTCTTGCTGTAGAACATGTTTTCCCCCTGGTTTTAGAGGTTTTTAGCACATGGGAGAAGCGGTAGTACTCGCGGTTTGGACTAGGATTAAGGTTTTACCCTCGTCACTATACTCAGCACACCATCAGTCTGCACAGTTTTTGTTCGTGGCAGTTTTTCGTGGTCTTAATGAtctcaaaaaaatatcaaaCCTTTATATCAGTTGGAGAAGAGTTAGAGATCTTTCCATGGCCGCAGAGAACACCTCAGTCGGATTTAAGATGAGGGAGAAACTAAGGATGCAATCTGACTGTTTTTCAGTCTCGTAATTCTGGGTACTGTCTGTTAACCTGAAGTTTAGGAAATATTAATGGAGTTTTTGGACTTTCTGCTAGTTATAAGAGTTGTCTATAATTTCATAATCTTTCCAGATTGGTAAAGATCATATTCATCCGCATTTTGGAGCTCCAGTTATGACTATCTCAGTAGAACTATTCTGCAGAATCTATCAGAATATCAGATTAAGGTTCACCTTGAATTTACCCAATCTTAATGATTTTTTCTATACTTTTGGataactagaaagttgtaggCTATGAAGTTAAATTTCTTTTGGAAaaatatcagaatttttcaccaTCAGAATCAAAGaatccaaaaaaaagagaagcaacAGTGCTGCTGTTTTCACTAGATTAGCATATCTTGATGTGAGGACGTTGGGTTCGGGCGTAGGATTGCTTTACTCgatgttttttattttgaagTATGTTTATTTTGGTGCTGAGCTATGTTTGTGAACAGATGGTGCACCTTCGGACTGTGCTTAGCTCACATTCTTGATCTTCGGTGAAGGCAAGTAAACGTAGCGATGTGGTCTACTCGCTTTAACTTTGTTATTTGAATTGCCTCCATTAAATTTCAGAAGCTCACACTAGCCAGATAAGATCTgattttttctttatttgtgGATTTATATGTTTGTCCACTTGTGGCATTGCTCTTGGAgttataaattttggaagtatATGAAGTTCATGCATtgcaattatacttttgcactCTCATATTGAATATGCATATGAAGAAACCGTAGCCGGATTGGTGCGGTAAGTACCGGTACATCAACGCACATTGAGATATAGCAATGTGGTTGCAGCCCTCACTTCCTTCCTTGGGATTTGTGGGTAGAAGTGAAGTCATCAATTGCATTGCACCATAAGCATGTGCATTAAAGCATTCATAATGCATTGCACAATTTGCATATGCACTGAAGCATCATTATGAAGATCTCTACCTAAAGTTACACTGTCTCAGTATAATGCTTCTTTTATATGAAATTATTAATTTGATGTTTAATCAAATTGTGATTTAAATAGCTTGGTTAAGGCAGTTTGCTTGCTAAGGTTTTTTATAAACCTCACACTTtgattcccccccccccacagGTGCTTGAGCTTGGATGTTGCATGCTCAGGATGGGAGTAGCAGCACGTGTGCACACACACAGCTATATATGTTGAACAAAtgttttataataaaatatttggatgTGGAGATTCTGATGTTGTTTCTTTTCTCTCGCGTGGTTCAGTTTGTGAAGTGTTTCTTTCACTCCAGTGAAATTTTGTTAATCTATCTGAACAATTTATGTTGCTTCCGCGTACTCTGTTATGTTCTTGTGCTGCAGTGTGGTAATTCTCTAGAGGAATGTTGTGTTTTTTCTGGGGTGTTACAGACAACtaaccacacacacacacacacatcttcTCATATTGGCAAGATTCGACCCTAGCCCTAATTGCCCTTATTTCTAGAGCTAATCTACAAAATCAAGACACTGGGCAAACATTCGCCTTGGTCAATTTGCTCAATTTGCCCATACTGAACGAACTATATGTTGGGATCTTCAGCTTGATCACCAGGCAGAGAAAGAGAAACAAAGGTGACCAATAATGTAAAACACAATAAAACTATTTGCACAATCGCAATTGCACTGTAATTCCCAGAATGTTCAACCCCGTACAATGGTTGGgtagggggctatttatacccccaaccttATTACAACATTCCAAGAATGCCCCTCCGGTTTTCCCGGAGGTCAAGAGATTATTGTAGGGGTGTTTGGTAAATTCCCCGGGTAAGACAGTTCGACTTGCACACTCCTACCCGGATCACATGCTTCATGCTGCTTGGCAACCTTCGGCGGGAACCTTTGGCATGCCTCGTGAAGTTCCGCCTCTACTACTTTCCGCTTCCAGGCTGCCTGCCGCATCCAAAGGTTTGTGACAACACCTTCGGGAATATGGCCTTGATCAGTCTCCTGAACCTTCGCCCGAGCCTTCAGTCTCTGGGGTTCATCAACGTCCCTATTTTTGTCAAGAGAGAAGGAAGGGTGGTTCTGCCTGTTAGTGGGTATCACAACTTTCGGGATACCTTCGGGTCTTGCCACCTTCGCGAGGGGGCGATCCCCAATAGTAGCCCCTCGGGGGCGAGGCCCGAGTCCGACAGGCCGAACCCTCGAAGAAGGAAAAGATTGGGCAAAGCATTCATGTGAAAGCATCTCCCCAGACACCGAAGGTACCAACCTTCATGATATCCCGATTGGACAATCCCCGCCAACTGAACCAACCCCCGCACAACTGGCTAAGCAGGAGAAGCACGCGCAAGCACAACGCGCTCTCCAAGCAAAAAAAAGCCGCGGTAGCAAACAAGAAAGCTGCAGCCGCATCAGAggcagaaaaggaggcagtgGCGGTAGCAACAGCCGAAGCTGAAATACAGAGCAACCTCTCCCAACACGAAGATAACCAACCTGAGCAAATCTTGCACGATGAACTCAACCTTGAGCTTCGAGCACTAGAAATGAAGAAGGCTCATCTGTCCAATCAACTTGCAACCAAGAAGAGAGCAGCTGAGCAGGCCCAGAAATTAGTGGAAGCCAAACGCAGAGTTGCAGAAATGCGGGCAGAAATCCAGAAACTGCAGGAAGAAGTCGGACAATTACAAGAATCACAGAACCCCCACGTAGCAGCTGGAACATCCAGACACCCCGAAGGTCAAGACCTTCGACAGGAAAATCACATTCATCAAGATCACCACTTCCAACCAAACCCCCCATTTGACCTGACATCGCCGCTGTCAATCGCCCTGCAGTGCACCCCTGGACATATGGCTACAAGCCAATCCAACTGCCAAAGTACGACGGGTTAGTCGATCCTGCACAGTTTATAATGACCTACGAAGCTACTATGGCCTCAGCTGGTGGAGATGATCCCATCATGGCAAAGTCCTTCATCATGGCGTGCGAAGGCCCGGTTGCAAACTGGTACTCATATATCCAGCCACTCTCAATTCAAAGCTGGGTACAACTCAATGAAAAACTCAAGAAAGACTTTCAAGTTTTCAAAAGGATGGCCATTACCTCTTTGTAGCAATTTAGCTGCATATAAGTGGATAGAGAACCACTGCCCGAATACCTCCGGAGGTTTGTACAGAAAAAAGCACAGACTCCAAATTTCTCTGAAAAAGTCGCCATTGAAAAATTCATTGAAGGGCTCCTACCCAATCAACTGGCATCTCACCTTGACAGAGAACCACCAAGAAGCCTATCCGAACTATACGCGGAGGTAGAGAAGTATGTAAAGTCTGATGCAGACCACAAATGGCGAGTGGAGCAAAGAAAGCTGATGAGGCAACAACAGAGTTGGCAGCAAAACAACCAAGCTAACACAAATCAACAACATCAATATATATTTCATGTGGAACCTTCCAAGACTCAGATCAACAAGAAGAAATTGATCCCTACATAATCCCGCCATCCACACAACCTTCGAAGGAGTAAGATAACAATAACTCCAAAGAGTCCAACCAAAGAAGCAGGTCCAACAGGGGCCGCGGAAAAGGAAGAGCCTAGGCCGCGGACCTCTGGAAGGCCCGCAAAAACTATTCTGCCACTTTCATGGGACAGATGCTGGTCACAGAACCAATCAGTGTTCGCAAAAACACTTCTCCTGCTCAGCCAATTGTGCAGGGGTTGGTTCGGCTGGCGGAGATTGTCCAATCGGGACATCATGAAGGTTGGTACCTTCGGTGTCTGGAGCGCTCGGGTTGGTCGTTTTCCTCTTTGGTGGGGCCATCGTAGGGTGATTTTCGAGCTAAGAACACGGGTGGGCGTGTCTGTTGGGATCTTAGGCTTGATCATCAGACAAAGAAAGGGAAACAAAGGTGACCAACAATGTAAAACACAATGGAACTATTTGCACAATCGCAATTGCACTGTAATTCCCAGAATGTTCAACCCCATACAATGGTTGGgcagggggctatttatacccacAACCTTATTACAACATTCCAAGAATGCCCCTCCGGTTTTCCCGGAGGTCAAGAGATTACAGTAGGGGTGTTGGGTAATTTCCCCGGGTAAGACAGTTCGACTTGTACACTCCTACCCGGATCACATGCTTCATGCTGCTTGGCAACCTTTGGCGGGAACCTTTGGCATGCCTCGTGAAGCTTTGCCTCTACTGCTTTCCGCTTCTAGGCTGCCTACCACATCCGAAGGTTTGCGACATCACCTTCGGGAATATGGCCTTGTTCAGTCACCCGAACCTTCGCCCGAGCCTTCAGTCTCTGGGGTTCATCAACGTCCCTGTATTTGTCAAGAGAGAAGGAAGGGTGGTTCTGCCTGTTAGTGGGTATCACAAGTTTCGAGATACCTTCGAGTCTCGCCACCTTCGCGAGGGGGCGATCTCCAATAGTAGCCCCTCGGGGGCGAGGCCCGACTCCGATCAGCTGAACCCTCGAAGAAGGAAAAGATTGGGCAAAGCATTCATGTGAAAGCGTCTCCCCAGACACCGAAGGTACCAACCTTCATGATGTCCCGATTGGATAATCCCCGCCAATCGAACCAACCCCCGCACAACTGGCTAAGAAGGAGAAGCACGCACAAGCACAACGCACTCTCCAAGCAAAAAAAGCTGCGGCAGCAAACAAGAAGGCAGCAGCCGCATCAGAGGCAGAAaaggaggcagcagcagcagcagcaacagccgaAGCTGAAATACAAAACAACCTCTCCCAGAACGAAGATAACCAACCTGAGCAAATCTTGCACGATGAACTCAACCTTGAGCTTCGAGCACTAGAAATGAAGAAGGCTCATCTGGCCAATCAACTTGCAACCAAGAAGGGAGCGGCTGAGCAGGCCTAGAAATTAGCGGAAGCCAAATGCAGAGTCGCAGAAATGCGGGCAGAAACCTAGAAACTGCAGGAAGAAGTCGGACAAGCACAAGAATCACAGAACCCCCACGTAGCAGCTGGAACATCCAGACACCCCGAAGGTCAAGACCTTCGACAGGCAAATCACTTTCATCAAGATCACCACTTCCAACAAAACCCCCATTTGACTTGACATCACCGCTGTCAATCGCCCTGCAGCGCACCCCTTGGCCATATGGCTACAAGCCAATCCAACTGCCAAAGTACGACGGGTCAGTCGATCCTGCACAGTTTATAATGACCTACGAAGCTACTATCGCCTCAGCTGGTGGAGATGATCCCATCATGGCAAAGTCCTTCATCATGGCGTGCAAAGGCCCAGTTGCAAACTGGTACTCATATATCCAGCCACTCTCAATTCAAAGATGGGTACAACTCAATGAAAAACTCAAGCAAGACTTTCAAGTTTTCAAAAGGATGGCCATTACCTCTTTGCAGCAATTTAGCTGCATATAAATGGACAGAGAATCACTGCCCGAATACCTTCGGAGGTTTGTGCAGAAAAAAGCACATACTCCAAATTTCTCTGAAAAAGTCGCCATTGAAAAATTCATTGAAGGGCTCCTACCCAATCAACTGGCATCTCACTTTGATAGAGAACCACCATGAAGCCTATCAGAACTATACGCGGAGGTAGAGAAGTATGCAAAGTCTGATGCAGACCACAAACGGATAGTGGAGCAAAGAAAGCTGATGAGGCAACAACAGAGTTGGCAGCAAAACAACCAAGCCAACACAAATCAACaacatcaatataaatttcctGTGGAACCTTCCAAGACTTAGATCATCAAGAAGAACTTGATCCCTACATAATCCCACCATCCACACAACCTTCGAAGGAGTAAGATAACAACAACTCCAAAGAGTCGAACCAAAGAAGCAGGTCCAACAGGGGCCGCGGAAAAGGAAGAGCCCTAAGCCGTAGACCTCCGGAAGGCCCGCAAAAACTATTCTGCCACTTTCATGGGACAGATGCTGGTCACAGGACCAATCGGTGTTCGCAAAAACACTTCTCCTCCTCAGCTAGTTGTGTAGGGGTTGGTTCGGTTGGCGGGGATTGTCCAATCGGGACATCATATAAGGTTGGTACCTTCGGTGTCTGGAGCGCTCGGGTTGGTGGTTTTCCTCTTTGGTGGGGCCATCGTAGGGTGATTTTCGAGCTAAGAACATGGGTGGGCGTGTCTATTGGGATCTTAGGCTTGATCACCAAACAGAGAAAGGGAAACAAAGGTGACCAACAATATAAAACACAATGGAACTATTTGCATAATCGCAATTGCACTGTAATTCCCAGAATGTTCAACCCCATACAATGGTTG from Panicum virgatum strain AP13 chromosome 9K, P.virgatum_v5, whole genome shotgun sequence encodes:
- the LOC120648699 gene encoding uncharacterized protein LOC120648699; the encoded protein is MHLIIDVKEQLQDMRDNGWDPLFKRVKEFCDKNEIEVPDMDKEINARGISARRKQKATNMHFYHVEVFLAAIDAILSEMNHRFGEVSSELLVCMACLNPRNSFSNFDVDKLVRLAQIYAMDFDVGDLILLPTQLRSFVSRARRTQDFLGCVELGKVAEIMVKTEMNTSYPLVYRLIKLTLILPVATATVERIFSAMSIVKTDLRNKMGDEWLNDLMICYTEKEIFRSIKNDKIIKRFEDMKDRRMLVPRNNLVISSNAS